The following are from one region of the Achromobacter xylosoxidans genome:
- a CDS encoding flavin monoamine oxidase family protein: MTTQVDTVIVGGGLSGLYASLLLQRHGAGSHMLLEARDRPGGRILGAGSYDLGPTWFWPAIQPGLGAIVRDFGLSIIPQHEAGSMMVERSGTPVRMHGYPSHPASMRLAAGMSGLIDALRARLDPARIKLGQTVTRLRETGPAIEVHARDSEGRPSVFQASRVLLAVPPRLAQSRIDFDPPLPSALATQWRGTPTWMAPHAKYLAVYGSAFWREQGMSGAARSSRGPLAEVHDASTPQGPALFGFVDVPAAARRSVGQDVLMAHSRAQLARLFGPQALKPEREFYKDWSQDPDTFTAADCMDGGAHPAAPAVAAETGVWAGRLAGIASEWSAAFPGYLAGAIDAADAGVKRLLDRAAPAPNAVPPGVPAR; encoded by the coding sequence ATGACGACACAAGTGGACACCGTCATCGTCGGAGGGGGACTCTCCGGCCTGTACGCGTCCCTGCTGCTGCAACGGCATGGCGCCGGCAGCCATATGCTGCTGGAAGCGCGCGACAGGCCCGGCGGCCGCATCCTGGGCGCAGGTTCCTACGATCTGGGCCCCACGTGGTTCTGGCCTGCGATCCAGCCCGGGCTTGGCGCCATCGTCCGCGATTTCGGCTTGTCTATCATCCCGCAACACGAAGCGGGTTCCATGATGGTCGAGCGTTCAGGAACGCCGGTGCGCATGCATGGCTACCCCAGCCATCCGGCGTCCATGCGGCTGGCGGCCGGCATGAGCGGCCTGATCGATGCCCTGCGCGCACGCCTGGATCCGGCGCGCATCAAGCTGGGCCAGACCGTGACCCGGCTGCGTGAGACCGGCCCCGCCATCGAAGTGCACGCGCGGGACAGCGAGGGACGGCCCAGCGTCTTTCAGGCCTCGCGAGTGCTGCTGGCCGTGCCTCCGCGCCTGGCGCAATCCCGTATCGATTTCGACCCTCCGCTGCCGAGCGCGCTGGCAACGCAATGGCGCGGCACGCCGACCTGGATGGCTCCCCATGCGAAGTACCTCGCCGTCTACGGCTCGGCATTCTGGCGCGAGCAAGGCATGTCTGGCGCGGCCCGCAGCAGCCGGGGGCCTCTGGCCGAGGTCCACGACGCCAGCACCCCGCAAGGTCCTGCCCTGTTCGGATTCGTAGACGTGCCCGCGGCGGCGCGCCGTTCCGTCGGCCAGGACGTGCTGATGGCCCACAGCCGCGCGCAGCTCGCCCGGCTGTTCGGCCCCCAGGCGCTCAAGCCCGAGCGGGAGTTCTACAAGGACTGGTCGCAAGACCCCGACACCTTCACGGCGGCGGACTGCATGGATGGCGGCGCGCACCCGGCCGCACCCGCGGTTGCGGCCGAGACTGGCGTATGGGCGGGCCGCCTGGCCGGGATAGCCAGCGAATGGTCCGCCGCATTCCCCGGCTATCTGGCTGGCGCCATCGATGCCGCGGACGCCGGCGTGAAGCGGCTGCTGGACCGCGCTGCACCCGCCCCCAACGCGGTCCCGCCCGGAGTCCCCGCCCGATGA
- a CDS encoding LysR family transcriptional regulator: protein MDRLLSMEVFVAVVELGSLTAAAARHEMSPAMAAKHIKGLEARLGLRLMNRTTRRQSLTEAGQAYFARCKVILSDIRDAEQGAEAMRAAPRGHLRITSTVTFGSFALAPAIADYLSEYPDVSVDLALSDAVEDVVASRYDLAVRIGEPADSSLVARKIGRYQMIICAAPAYLERHGTPETASDLARHQCLDFSYWNRRTGWRLNAENGGAAYPAGRFVSNNGQALRQAALAGFGIVLQPELLLAEDVRAGRLVPILESAWPVARPITLLYPKDRKALPKLTTFVEFMVKRFTRAAK from the coding sequence ATGGACCGCTTGCTCAGCATGGAAGTCTTTGTGGCGGTCGTTGAGCTGGGCAGCCTGACCGCGGCGGCGGCCCGCCACGAGATGTCGCCCGCCATGGCGGCCAAGCACATCAAGGGCCTGGAAGCGCGGCTGGGCCTGAGGCTGATGAACCGCACCACGCGCCGCCAGAGCCTGACGGAAGCGGGCCAGGCCTACTTCGCCCGCTGCAAGGTGATCCTGTCGGACATCCGCGATGCCGAACAAGGCGCCGAAGCCATGCGCGCGGCGCCGCGCGGCCATCTGCGCATCACCTCCACCGTGACCTTCGGGTCGTTCGCGCTGGCCCCCGCCATCGCCGACTACCTGTCCGAGTACCCCGACGTCAGCGTGGACCTGGCCTTGAGCGACGCCGTCGAAGACGTGGTGGCCTCGCGCTACGACCTGGCGGTGCGCATCGGCGAACCCGCCGATTCCAGCCTGGTCGCGCGCAAGATCGGGCGCTACCAGATGATCATCTGCGCGGCGCCAGCCTATCTGGAACGCCACGGCACGCCCGAAACGGCAAGCGACCTGGCGCGCCATCAATGCCTGGACTTCTCCTACTGGAACCGCCGCACTGGCTGGCGCCTGAACGCGGAGAATGGCGGCGCGGCCTACCCTGCGGGCCGCTTCGTGTCGAACAACGGCCAGGCGCTCAGGCAGGCGGCGCTGGCCGGATTCGGCATCGTGCTGCAGCCGGAGCTGCTGCTGGCCGAAGACGTGCGCGCGGGCCGACTGGTCCCGATCCTTGAATCGGCCTGGCCCGTGGCCCGGCCGATCACGCTGCTCTATCCCAAGGACCGCAAGGCCCTGCCCAAGCTCACGACCTTCGTGGAATTCATGGTGAAGAGATTCACCCGCGCCGCGAAGTAA
- the gcvA gene encoding transcriptional regulator GcvA, with translation MKSLAHLNALRAFEASARHQSFSAAAAELHVTPAAVGQLVRALEQWLGAPLFHRGASGKARLVPTAAAERALPEIQAGLGKLALGLERLKEGSLSGMLTVAVSPAFAAKWLLPRIERFQHAWPDTDVRLDTNLKPVDFAAQQIDIGVRYGAGVWPGLAAEKLMDEEVYPVCSPELLRRRKAVKRPAELAGETLIHDLSMDAQTGFPTWAMWLEKVGVQGVSTARGMKINNSAAVLQAAIDGHGVALARSVMAHDDLAAGRLVRLFPQLAVPSALAYYVVYRPQERELPRLAAFRDWLFDEAAACR, from the coding sequence ATGAAGTCTCTTGCGCACCTCAACGCGCTGCGCGCCTTCGAGGCCAGCGCGCGCCATCAAAGCTTTTCGGCAGCCGCGGCCGAGCTGCACGTGACGCCTGCCGCGGTGGGCCAGCTCGTGCGCGCGCTGGAGCAATGGCTGGGCGCGCCGCTGTTCCATCGCGGCGCCAGCGGCAAGGCGCGGCTGGTCCCGACGGCGGCGGCTGAACGCGCGTTGCCGGAGATACAGGCGGGGCTCGGCAAGCTGGCACTCGGCCTGGAGCGCTTGAAGGAAGGTTCCTTGAGCGGCATGCTCACCGTGGCCGTGAGTCCGGCGTTCGCCGCCAAGTGGCTGCTGCCCCGGATCGAGCGCTTCCAGCACGCCTGGCCCGATACCGACGTGCGCCTGGACACCAACCTCAAGCCGGTGGATTTCGCGGCCCAGCAGATCGATATCGGTGTGCGCTATGGCGCTGGCGTCTGGCCCGGCCTGGCGGCGGAAAAGCTGATGGACGAAGAGGTCTACCCGGTCTGCTCCCCGGAACTGCTGCGTCGGCGCAAGGCGGTGAAGCGTCCGGCCGAGCTGGCGGGCGAGACCTTGATCCATGATCTGTCGATGGACGCGCAGACGGGATTTCCGACCTGGGCCATGTGGCTGGAGAAAGTCGGCGTGCAAGGCGTATCCACGGCCCGAGGCATGAAGATCAACAATTCCGCCGCGGTGCTGCAGGCGGCTATCGATGGCCATGGCGTGGCGCTGGCCCGCAGCGTGATGGCGCATGATGATCTCGCCGCCGGCCGCCTGGTGCGCCTGTTTCCGCAGTTGGCGGTTCCCTCCGCGTTGGCCTACTACGTTGTTTATCGGCCGCAGGAGCGGGAGCTGCCCCGATTGGCCGCCTTCCGCGACTGGCTGTTCGACGAGGCCGCTGCCTGTCGGTAG
- a CDS encoding cupin domain-containing protein — protein sequence MLINADFSRNVIVTPEQYQWMPSPQHGVERMMLDRVGGEQARATSIVRYAPDSRFPPHPHPGGEEILVLSGTFSDASGDYPAGWYLRNPPGSAHAPSSRNGATIFVKLRQMPADEQSIMRIDTRDPAAWTRERGGETCPLYSASYEQTCLRRLPAHAPLPRTAAADAEILVLAGSIADGQASYPQGSWLRLARGAHAALAAGAQGATVYLKTGHLPDPNGGSQP from the coding sequence ATGCTTATCAACGCCGATTTCTCACGCAACGTCATCGTTACGCCGGAGCAGTACCAATGGATGCCGTCGCCGCAGCACGGCGTGGAACGCATGATGCTGGACCGCGTGGGCGGCGAACAGGCGCGCGCCACCAGCATCGTGCGCTACGCGCCGGACAGCCGTTTTCCACCGCACCCCCATCCCGGCGGCGAAGAAATACTGGTGTTGTCCGGCACTTTCTCCGACGCCAGCGGCGACTATCCGGCAGGCTGGTATCTGCGCAATCCGCCCGGTTCCGCCCATGCCCCTTCCAGCAGGAACGGCGCCACCATCTTCGTCAAATTGCGGCAGATGCCCGCGGATGAACAATCCATCATGCGCATCGACACGCGCGATCCCGCTGCCTGGACGCGCGAGCGCGGCGGCGAAACCTGCCCGCTTTACTCCGCGTCCTATGAGCAGACTTGCCTGCGGCGCCTGCCCGCCCACGCACCGCTGCCACGGACCGCGGCCGCGGATGCGGAAATACTGGTGCTGGCCGGATCAATTGCCGATGGACAAGCCTCTTACCCGCAAGGCAGCTGGCTGCGCCTTGCCCGTGGCGCGCACGCCGCGCTCGCCGCTGGCGCCCAGGGCGCTACCGTCTATCTGAAGACCGGCCATCTGCCGGACCCGAACGGCGGGAGCCAGCCATGA